In the Salarias fasciatus chromosome 13, fSalaFa1.1, whole genome shotgun sequence genome, one interval contains:
- the zfp36l2 gene encoding mRNA decay activator protein ZFP36L2 isoform X2 — protein MKEGVRQQTWGKEMSATVLSALYDMDMLYKDKSMNINALHINSMLDKKAVGAPVTTPGSGGSFTPGFFRRNSTSNVEAMNNGNKYSLSSYGGLKESTPGGGGSAAATALMNKENKFRDRAYSESGERGVLQQKPGSQINSTRYKTELCRPFEENGSCKYGEKCQFAHGYHELRSLSRHPKYKTEPCRTFHTIGFCPYGPRCHFIHNADERRPAPPANANVQAGEPRSARELCGYGQRDVLPPQQLGYTQRDRPKLHHSLSFSGFSTHHGLESPLLDSPTSRTPPPPTSASASSGFYDDVLSPSIHSAFSFPGQDLKALLAPLAVHTPSGYAGSHSAGAFYGNMQSSACPSSPPAYNMSHLQALRRLSESPVFEPPPSPPDSLSDRESYASGSLSSSGSLSGSESPSLDAGRRLPIFSRLSISDD, from the exons ATGAAAGAGGGAGTGCGGCAGCAAACTTGGGGAAAAGAGATGTCAGCCACCGTCTTGTCCGCGCTCTACGACATGGACATGCTTTATAAG GATAAAAGCATGAACATCAACGCCCTCCACATCAACAGCATGCTGGATAAGAAGGCGGTGGGCGCTCCGGTCACGACCCCGGGCTCCGGCGGCTCCTTCACGCCGGGATTTTTCCGCAGGAACTCCACCAGCAACGTGGAGGCCATGAACAACGGCAACAAGTACTCGCTGAGCTCGTACGGCGGCCTGAAGGAGAGCacgccgggcggcggcggcagcgcggcCGCCACGGCCCTCATGAACAAGGAGAACAAGTTCCGCGACCGCGCGTACAGCGAGAGCGGCGAGCGGGGCGTGCTGCAGCAGAAGCCCGGCTCGCAGATCAACTCCACCCGCTACAAGACGGAGCTGTGCCGGCCCTTCGAGGAGAACGGCTCCTGCAAGTACGGGGAGAAGTGTCAGTTCGCCCACGGCTACCACGAGCTGCGGAGCTTGTCCCGCCACCCCAAGTACAAGACGGAGCCGTGCCGCACCTTCCACACCATCGGCTTCTGCCCCTACGGCCCCCGCTGTCACTTTATCCACAACGCCGACGAGCGGCGGCCCGCCCCGCCGGCCAACGCCAACGTGCAGGCGGGCGAGCCGCGGTCGGCCCGGGAGCTGTGCGGCTACGGCCAGAGGGACGTCCTGCCGCCGCAGCAGCTCGGCTACACCCAGCGGGACAGACCAAAGCTCCACCACAGCCTCAGCTTCTCCGGCTTCTCCACCCACCACGGCCTGGAGtcccccctgctggacagcccCACGTCCCGGACCCCGCCGCCCCCCACCagcgcctccgcctcctccggctTCTACGACGACGTgctgtcccccagcatccacAGTGCCTTCTCCTTCCCCGGGCAGGACCTGAAAGCCCTGCTGGCGCCCCTGGCCGTGCACACCCCCAGCGGCTACGCCGGCAGCCACTCCGCCGGCGCCTTCTACGGGAACATGCAGAGCAGCGCGTGTCCGTCCTCCCCCCCCGCCTACAACATGAGCCACCTGCAGGCGCTGCGCCGCCTCAGCGAGTCGCCGGTGTTCGAGCCTCCTCCCAGCCCGCCGGACTCGCTCTCTGACCGGGAGAGCTATGCGAGCGGGTCCCTCAGCTCTTCCGGGAGCCTCAGCGGCTCCGAGTCCCCGAGTCTGGACGCTGGAAGACGTTTGCCAATCTTCAGCAGGCTGTCGATTTCAGATgactaa
- the zfp36l2 gene encoding mRNA decay activator protein ZFP36L2 isoform X1 — MKEGVRQQTWGKEMSATVLSALYDMDMLYKQDKSMNINALHINSMLDKKAVGAPVTTPGSGGSFTPGFFRRNSTSNVEAMNNGNKYSLSSYGGLKESTPGGGGSAAATALMNKENKFRDRAYSESGERGVLQQKPGSQINSTRYKTELCRPFEENGSCKYGEKCQFAHGYHELRSLSRHPKYKTEPCRTFHTIGFCPYGPRCHFIHNADERRPAPPANANVQAGEPRSARELCGYGQRDVLPPQQLGYTQRDRPKLHHSLSFSGFSTHHGLESPLLDSPTSRTPPPPTSASASSGFYDDVLSPSIHSAFSFPGQDLKALLAPLAVHTPSGYAGSHSAGAFYGNMQSSACPSSPPAYNMSHLQALRRLSESPVFEPPPSPPDSLSDRESYASGSLSSSGSLSGSESPSLDAGRRLPIFSRLSISDD; from the exons ATGAAAGAGGGAGTGCGGCAGCAAACTTGGGGAAAAGAGATGTCAGCCACCGTCTTGTCCGCGCTCTACGACATGGACATGCTTTATAAG CAGGATAAAAGCATGAACATCAACGCCCTCCACATCAACAGCATGCTGGATAAGAAGGCGGTGGGCGCTCCGGTCACGACCCCGGGCTCCGGCGGCTCCTTCACGCCGGGATTTTTCCGCAGGAACTCCACCAGCAACGTGGAGGCCATGAACAACGGCAACAAGTACTCGCTGAGCTCGTACGGCGGCCTGAAGGAGAGCacgccgggcggcggcggcagcgcggcCGCCACGGCCCTCATGAACAAGGAGAACAAGTTCCGCGACCGCGCGTACAGCGAGAGCGGCGAGCGGGGCGTGCTGCAGCAGAAGCCCGGCTCGCAGATCAACTCCACCCGCTACAAGACGGAGCTGTGCCGGCCCTTCGAGGAGAACGGCTCCTGCAAGTACGGGGAGAAGTGTCAGTTCGCCCACGGCTACCACGAGCTGCGGAGCTTGTCCCGCCACCCCAAGTACAAGACGGAGCCGTGCCGCACCTTCCACACCATCGGCTTCTGCCCCTACGGCCCCCGCTGTCACTTTATCCACAACGCCGACGAGCGGCGGCCCGCCCCGCCGGCCAACGCCAACGTGCAGGCGGGCGAGCCGCGGTCGGCCCGGGAGCTGTGCGGCTACGGCCAGAGGGACGTCCTGCCGCCGCAGCAGCTCGGCTACACCCAGCGGGACAGACCAAAGCTCCACCACAGCCTCAGCTTCTCCGGCTTCTCCACCCACCACGGCCTGGAGtcccccctgctggacagcccCACGTCCCGGACCCCGCCGCCCCCCACCagcgcctccgcctcctccggctTCTACGACGACGTgctgtcccccagcatccacAGTGCCTTCTCCTTCCCCGGGCAGGACCTGAAAGCCCTGCTGGCGCCCCTGGCCGTGCACACCCCCAGCGGCTACGCCGGCAGCCACTCCGCCGGCGCCTTCTACGGGAACATGCAGAGCAGCGCGTGTCCGTCCTCCCCCCCCGCCTACAACATGAGCCACCTGCAGGCGCTGCGCCGCCTCAGCGAGTCGCCGGTGTTCGAGCCTCCTCCCAGCCCGCCGGACTCGCTCTCTGACCGGGAGAGCTATGCGAGCGGGTCCCTCAGCTCTTCCGGGAGCCTCAGCGGCTCCGAGTCCCCGAGTCTGGACGCTGGAAGACGTTTGCCAATCTTCAGCAGGCTGTCGATTTCAGATgactaa